Proteins encoded together in one Anopheles darlingi chromosome 3, idAnoDarlMG_H_01, whole genome shotgun sequence window:
- the LOC125956466 gene encoding serine/arginine repetitive matrix protein 2 isoform X1 — translation MNKKLSPAAKFRRRLAAMQKKSNTTTGGRNRKQPKEQFFEHDIRFNVDNSPPQDDLVDPPDSSTNPEQELENVAEEQNGQDSHGGVSSVSDYERDPCSDRKIKSAIHRNDNPRNPENRLRNSKTFLRKNRRPNGLPMKHPRKTNGPSWNNRRLLLKLQQQLKLQGLCISSLVTMPASNSGTDPKRATTDTGEAAGGCHHCHCACAISNPVSTTGERLVAGHKHATTCQDGDGWPNVHVNTRRQHGAVPQPRTPLSCNLQRRPRGYHSELQELNSSARASRSSSCDSIGSGWTKERAALCQLREQYRAACSYSPTPSSWQNRNLHLPNRHHHHHQPYHHRYSHNHHGQEQLQQHKLCIKTTTAAAAARPTSAGSKSPALSPICMQAMHSVVSVRETHHIAQAQQEKNAKLRDAFGISQYFVEGTSFDQDRKAKEDLAKSEALQKELAEKEKAKELERANRKRYALVRTPSPEKERDKSADRNGAGKRGRDRDDGEDDDEDEGGHDTGGKLTSKASRGKDEKKKKKKKARDTSSSPERKKDKKKKSKKSKKERSKKKHSKKAHRGDGSDSSDSESDSSSESDGSSDSERENSSKRKKKSTKKDKKKKSSKKKKALSPSSSRNKSPIVQKKQQKEERARRDTRDERDHLDISAVPLASDRSRNTNDRDRDHPRRSVSREHENTHRDIQRNDRHDIRHRGYGGSFPQGSRDHSNAGKEVQNRNRDARQREDKQRYDVRERRSRSRNRRRERSIDRERKHKSRSPSGSRRRDRTPVADARSPERSRERQRRDRTPNRRDVKEQQLDRPHRERECDRGYDRERNRGEREAERSRIRESERDRNRNKEYRERSKQRSPQTASGEWNTKSPSKSHVRRNESPIKKRSITPQPRLSKNEIQAVASERKNRSKSPVSKRGLQDKERESNNRKRMSISPSKIKSTRTVAQPEQPTTKTDSSDDSASDLSYSPARRDPDRYHDILQRQTSFGNGRNHEATKPSREEIKKHSTRSVSREVTRQSDRSLSPPNRAKPVVKQTKRTAVLNESDRSSRSRSRSRSRSTKQRTDSSASPAKKSDSLKRRPSPEATKASEKFSAAVQEPSLRRSSSKSKATEESAPKTGRSSKRAPSRSPDSKRRRPDRDVCQSREATAYKTVRSDRNEADNNKAHRDVGESRRHKSRSPERRRHDAPSTMVPSIPLTVDSESKRPKPKMSSTSTVSMQSSTSGTAIIQQPVVKLHSPESSHSSTRSNGDASDADRTNDDRDNLDAFLPTYDENREQEKDLSLLKALKHDLAAKAKQSLEKKKNVSECGTGGGSVKVSQTAGSKVGDVSATVPIVEVRVGESRERELLQSKQQQLHLTNASVENPTMEVSVPAGTSLQQPPLKPSVATERDLKTSNSSQIKKEIHDIISTVGACAVADGSEGATSSLSKTSILHAVDSILKEKISGKTAISVTGSSTKRRSKLRSSRSKSHSRSGSRSHKSRSYSRSSSDTGSSRSRSRSSSSHSASSSEHASSRSRSRSSSHSSHSTAGRSRTGSRSPSIPRRAGSPSFLDRRRITRASRSRSRSRNASRSRSARHEKSDHRKGKGSRSRSSSSSSSSRTSRSRGSRAQDRQRQQRRNGRSRSGDKRSPPRSRTSSSRRETQRRR, via the exons ATGAACAAAAAATTATCGCCAGCGGCAAAGTTTCGTCGCCGCCTGGCGgcaatgcaaaaaaaatcaaatactACGACCGGTGGCCGAAACCGCAAACAGCCGAAAGAGCAATTTTTCGAGCATGATATCCGCTTCAACGTAGACAATTCGCCACCGCAGGACGATTTAGTGGATCCTCCGGACTCGTCCACTAATCCAGAACAAGAATTGGAAAACGTTGCAGAAGAGCAAAATGGGCAGGATTCACATGGTGGGGTTTCCTCGGTCTCAGATTACGAACGTGACCCCTGTTCAGACAGAAAAATCAAATCAGCCATACACCGGAACGATAACCCTAGAAACCCAGAAAACCGCCTCAGGAATAGTAAGACATTTTTACGAAAAAATCGACGTCCGAATGGTCTACCCATGAAGCATCCACGCAAAACCAATGGACCAAGCTGGAACAATAGAAGATTGTTGTTaaaattgcaacaacaactaaaGCTGCAAGGACTGTGCATCTCGTCACTAGTGACGATGCCCGCTTCTAATTCAGGTACGGATCCCAAGCGAGCAACGACGGATACCGGTGAAGCAGCCGGTGGGTGTCATCATTGTCATTGCGCATGTGCTATATCGAACCCGGTGAGTACCACCGGTGAACGTCTAGTGGCTGGTCACAAACACGCGACGACGTGCCAGGATGGCGACGGTTGGCCAAATGTTCATGTCAAtacacgacgacaacacggTGCGGTTCCCCAACCAAGAACTCCTTTAAGTTGCAACcttcaacgacgaccacggggTTATCATTCTGAACTCCAAGAGCTGAATTCCTCAGCGAGGGCTTCACGATCGTCATCCTGTGATTCTATTGGTTCGGGTTGGACCAAAGAACGTGCAGCCCTGTGTCAGCTTAGGGAACAGTATCGGGCGGCTTGCAGTTATTCACCGACGCCATCCAGTTGGCAGAACCGCAACCTACACCTTCccaatcgtcatcatcatcatcatcagccttaTCATCACCGTTATTCTCACAATCACCACGGGCAGgagcaactgcaacagcatAAGTTGTGCATTAAAACTACTACCGCCGCAGCTGCAGCGAGACCCACTTCCGCTGGAAGCAAGAGTCCCGCGCTTAGTCCGATTTGCATGCAAGCAATGCATAGCGTAGTCAG TGTACGGGAAACGCATCACATTGCCCAAGCCCAGCAGGAGAAGAACGCGAAACTCCGCGATGCGTTCGGCATTTCGCAATACTTTGTGGAGGGAACGAGCTTCGACCAGGACCGAAAGGCGAAGGAAGATTTGGCCAAATCGGAAGCCCTGCAGAAGGAGCtagcagaaaaggaaaaagctaAGGAACTGGAGCGGGCAAACCGGAAGCGTTACGCCCTAGTGCGGACACCTTCGCCGGAAAAGGAGCGCGACAAGTCCGCGGATCGTAACGGCGCAGGAAAGCGTGGTAGGGATAGGGATgacggtgaagatgatgatgaagacgaaGGCGGTCACGATACTGGCGGAAAGCTAACGTCGAAAGCGTCGCGTGGAAaggacgagaagaaaaagaaaaagaagaaagcacgGGATAC GTCTTCCAGCCCCGAACGCAAGAaggataagaagaaaaaatcgaagaaaagcaaaaaagaaag ATCAAAGAAGAAGCATTCAAAAAAGGCACACCGCGGCGATGGCAGCGATTCATCTGATTCGGAGTCGGATTCTAGCTCTGAAAGCGATGGCTCATCGGATTCGGAGCGcgaaaacagcagcaagcgcaagaaaaaatcaaccaaaaagGATAAG aaaaaaaagtcatcgaaaaagaagaaggcaTTGTCTCCATCCTCATCTCGGAACAA GTCTCCTATTGtgcaaaagaagcaacaaaaggaAGAACGTGCAAGACGGGACACACGCGACGAAAGGGATCACCTTGATATATCAGCCGTTCCGCTAGCGAGTGATAGAAGCAGGAATACtaatgatcgtgatcgtgatcatccTAGACGATCTGTTAGTCGAGAACACGAAAATACTCATCGTGACATTCAGCGCAACGATCGCCATGATATTCGGCATCGAGGATATGGAGGCTCATTTCCACAGGGTTCCCGTGACCATTCGAATGCTGGAAAAGAAGTGCAGAATCGTAATCGCGATGCACGCCAGCGTGAAGATAAACAGAGGTATGATGTTCGCGAGCGTCGAAGCCGATCAAGAAACCGCCGCAGAGAACGATCGATAGATCGTGAACGAAAGCATAAATCACGGTCTCCTTCAGGCTCTCGGCGACGCGATCGTACTCCAGTGGCAGATGCTCGTAGTCCAGAGCGTTCACGGGAAAGGCAGCGACGTGACCGCACGCCAAACAGAAGAGATGTGAAAGAACAACAATTAGATCGTCCACACCGAGAGCGCGAGTGTGATAGAGGGTATGATCGTGAAAGAAATCGTGGCGAACGAGAAGCAGAGCGCTCAAGAATTCGAGAAAGCGAACGAGACCGAAATCGCAATAAGGAGTACCGAGAACGTAGCAAACAACGATCGCCACAAACTGCTTCTGGTGAATGGAATACGAAATCCCCTTCCAAAAGCCATGTGCGCCGAAATGAATCACCAATTAAAAAACGATCTATAACTCCACAACCAAGATTGTCTAAGAATGAGATCCAAGCTGTGGCTTCTGAGCGTAAGAATCGCAGTAAATCGCCCGTTTCTAAACGGGGTTTGCAGGACAAAGAGCGAGAATCGAATAATCGGAAACGCATGTCCATCTCACCGTCGAAGATTAAATCTACCCGCACCGTAGCGCAGCCTGAACAACCTACAACGAAAACAGATTCCTCGGATGATTCTGCTTCCGATCTTAGCTATTCACCCGCACGTCGCGATCCTGATCGGTATCATGACATTCTGCAACGTCAAACTTCCtttggaaatggaaggaaTCACGAAGCAACGAAGCCGTCAagggaggaaattaaaaaacattCAACTAGATCAGTTTCCAGAGAGGTCACTCGTCAATCAGATCGGTCATTGAGTCCCCCAAATCGTGCTAAGCCCGttgtgaaacaaacaaaacgcacaGCAGTGCTTAACGAAAGTGATCGTTCGTCGCGttctcgttcgcgttcgagaTCTCGCTCGACAAAACAGCGTACGGATTCATCGGCTTCCCCAGCAAAAAAGAGTGACTCATTGAAGCGCCGCCCCTCTCCTGAAGCTACGAAAGCTAGCGAAAAATTCAGTGCGGCTGTCCAAGAGCCTTCGTTACGCCGATCGTCCAGCAAATCGAAAGCAACGGAGGAATCTGCACCAAAAACTGGTCGCTCTTCCAAGCGAGCACCGTCACGGTCCCCCGATTCTAAGAGACGTCGCCCAGACCGTGATGTTTGTCAATCACGAGAAGCAACAGCTTACAAGACAGTGCGTAGTGATCGTAATGAGGCTGATAATAATAAAGCACACAGAGATGTTGGTGAATCAAGACGACATAAATCACGCAGCCCCGAGAGAAGAAGACATGACGCACCTAGCACCATGGTACCTTCCATACCTTTGACTGTGGACAGTGAATCAAAAAGGCCCAAACCGAAAATGTCTTCTACATCAACGGTATCGATGCAATCTTCAACTAGCGGAACGGCGATCATTCAGCAACCGGTCGTGAAGTTACACTCGCCGGAATCATCGCACTCTTCCACAAGATCGAACGGTGATGCAAGTGATGCCGATCGCACCAACGATGATCGAGACAATCTGGACGCTTTTCTACCTACCTACGACGAAAATCGCGAACAGGAGAAAGATCTTTCGCTTTTGAAGGCACTGAAGCATGATCTGGCTGCCAAAGCTAAGCAGAGtctggagaagaagaaaaatgtttctGAATGCGGTACAGGCGGTGGCAGTGTGAAGGTCTCACAAACTGCCGGTTCAAAGGTTGGCGATGTTTCAGCGACGGTACCCATCGTCGAGGTGCGGGTCGGGGAATCACGAGAAAGAGAATTGCTGCAAAGtaaacaacagcagcttcacCTTACGAATGCTTCGGTTGAAAATCCCACGATGGAAGTGTCTGTCCCAGCAGGCACCAGTCTTCAGCAGCCTCCTTTAAAACCGTCGGTCGCGACAGAACGCGATTTGAAGACCAGTAATAGTTcacaaattaaaaaagaaatacacGACATTATAAGCACTGTAGGTGCATGTGCTGTCGCTGATGGATCGGAAGGGGCAACTAGTAGCTTATCGAAGACATCCATTCTTCATGCTGTGGACAGTATTCTGAAGGAAAAAATATCCGGTAAAACCGCGATTTCGGTtaccggtagcagcaccaaaaGACGATCCAAACTCAGAAGCAGCCGTTCGAaatctcactctcgctctggTTCGCGGTCGCATAA ATCACGCAGCTACAGTAGATCAAGCAGTGACACCGGCAGTTCTCGTTCGCGCAGTCGATCGTCCTCATCTCACAGCGCCAGCTCGTCAGAGCATGCCAGCAGTCGTTCGAGAAGCCGCTCGAGCAGCCATTCGTCACATTCAACAGCTGGCCGGTCGCGCACTGGTTCGCGTTCCCCATCAATACCGCGCCGAGCCGGATCACCTTCATTTCTCGATCGGCGACGCATCACTAG AGCTTCACGGTCCCGATCACGTTCCCGAAACGCTTCTCGCTCACGAAGTGCTCGTCACGAAAAAAGTGATcataggaaaggaaaaggctcGCGTTCTcgctcatcatcttcatcctcatcgtcgcgTACCTCTCGCTCACGTGGCTCGCGGGCGCAGGACAGGCAACGCCAACAGCGCCGGAACGGTCGGTCACGATCAGGTGACAAAAGGTCTCCACCACGCAGTAGGACTTCATCATCTCGTAGAGAAACACAGCGCCGCCGTTGA
- the LOC125956466 gene encoding serine/arginine repetitive matrix protein 2 isoform X3, which produces MYNGIGLTTPRGSGTNGHVQRNVAFVRPGKKDNINYRTEDDLAKLDSQSNRQPNQGILDHERKRKIEVKCAELEEVLESQGLSQDEVRAKVELYRSKLMNQGTIELPKDEFGRLLVRETHHIAQAQQEKNAKLRDAFGISQYFVEGTSFDQDRKAKEDLAKSEALQKELAEKEKAKELERANRKRYALVRTPSPEKERDKSADRNGAGKRGRDRDDGEDDDEDEGGHDTGGKLTSKASRGKDEKKKKKKKARDTSSSPERKKDKKKKSKKSKKERSKKKHSKKAHRGDGSDSSDSESDSSSESDGSSDSERENSSKRKKKSTKKDKKKKSSKKKKALSPSSSRNKSPIVQKKQQKEERARRDTRDERDHLDISAVPLASDRSRNTNDRDRDHPRRSVSREHENTHRDIQRNDRHDIRHRGYGGSFPQGSRDHSNAGKEVQNRNRDARQREDKQRYDVRERRSRSRNRRRERSIDRERKHKSRSPSGSRRRDRTPVADARSPERSRERQRRDRTPNRRDVKEQQLDRPHRERECDRGYDRERNRGEREAERSRIRESERDRNRNKEYRERSKQRSPQTASGEWNTKSPSKSHVRRNESPIKKRSITPQPRLSKNEIQAVASERKNRSKSPVSKRGLQDKERESNNRKRMSISPSKIKSTRTVAQPEQPTTKTDSSDDSASDLSYSPARRDPDRYHDILQRQTSFGNGRNHEATKPSREEIKKHSTRSVSREVTRQSDRSLSPPNRAKPVVKQTKRTAVLNESDRSSRSRSRSRSRSTKQRTDSSASPAKKSDSLKRRPSPEATKASEKFSAAVQEPSLRRSSSKSKATEESAPKTGRSSKRAPSRSPDSKRRRPDRDVCQSREATAYKTVRSDRNEADNNKAHRDVGESRRHKSRSPERRRHDAPSTMVPSIPLTVDSESKRPKPKMSSTSTVSMQSSTSGTAIIQQPVVKLHSPESSHSSTRSNGDASDADRTNDDRDNLDAFLPTYDENREQEKDLSLLKALKHDLAAKAKQSLEKKKNVSECGTGGGSVKVSQTAGSKVGDVSATVPIVEVRVGESRERELLQSKQQQLHLTNASVENPTMEVSVPAGTSLQQPPLKPSVATERDLKTSNSSQIKKEIHDIISTVGACAVADGSEGATSSLSKTSILHAVDSILKEKISGKTAISVTGSSTKRRSKLRSSRSKSHSRSGSRSHKSRSYSRSSSDTGSSRSRSRSSSSHSASSSEHASSRSRSRSSSHSSHSTAGRSRTGSRSPSIPRRAGSPSFLDRRRITRASRSRSRSRNASRSRSARHEKSDHRKGKGSRSRSSSSSSSSRTSRSRGSRAQDRQRQQRRNGRSRSGDKRSPPRSRTSSSRRETQRRR; this is translated from the exons TGTACGGGAAACGCATCACATTGCCCAAGCCCAGCAGGAGAAGAACGCGAAACTCCGCGATGCGTTCGGCATTTCGCAATACTTTGTGGAGGGAACGAGCTTCGACCAGGACCGAAAGGCGAAGGAAGATTTGGCCAAATCGGAAGCCCTGCAGAAGGAGCtagcagaaaaggaaaaagctaAGGAACTGGAGCGGGCAAACCGGAAGCGTTACGCCCTAGTGCGGACACCTTCGCCGGAAAAGGAGCGCGACAAGTCCGCGGATCGTAACGGCGCAGGAAAGCGTGGTAGGGATAGGGATgacggtgaagatgatgatgaagacgaaGGCGGTCACGATACTGGCGGAAAGCTAACGTCGAAAGCGTCGCGTGGAAaggacgagaagaaaaagaaaaagaagaaagcacgGGATAC GTCTTCCAGCCCCGAACGCAAGAaggataagaagaaaaaatcgaagaaaagcaaaaaagaaag ATCAAAGAAGAAGCATTCAAAAAAGGCACACCGCGGCGATGGCAGCGATTCATCTGATTCGGAGTCGGATTCTAGCTCTGAAAGCGATGGCTCATCGGATTCGGAGCGcgaaaacagcagcaagcgcaagaaaaaatcaaccaaaaagGATAAG aaaaaaaagtcatcgaaaaagaagaaggcaTTGTCTCCATCCTCATCTCGGAACAA GTCTCCTATTGtgcaaaagaagcaacaaaaggaAGAACGTGCAAGACGGGACACACGCGACGAAAGGGATCACCTTGATATATCAGCCGTTCCGCTAGCGAGTGATAGAAGCAGGAATACtaatgatcgtgatcgtgatcatccTAGACGATCTGTTAGTCGAGAACACGAAAATACTCATCGTGACATTCAGCGCAACGATCGCCATGATATTCGGCATCGAGGATATGGAGGCTCATTTCCACAGGGTTCCCGTGACCATTCGAATGCTGGAAAAGAAGTGCAGAATCGTAATCGCGATGCACGCCAGCGTGAAGATAAACAGAGGTATGATGTTCGCGAGCGTCGAAGCCGATCAAGAAACCGCCGCAGAGAACGATCGATAGATCGTGAACGAAAGCATAAATCACGGTCTCCTTCAGGCTCTCGGCGACGCGATCGTACTCCAGTGGCAGATGCTCGTAGTCCAGAGCGTTCACGGGAAAGGCAGCGACGTGACCGCACGCCAAACAGAAGAGATGTGAAAGAACAACAATTAGATCGTCCACACCGAGAGCGCGAGTGTGATAGAGGGTATGATCGTGAAAGAAATCGTGGCGAACGAGAAGCAGAGCGCTCAAGAATTCGAGAAAGCGAACGAGACCGAAATCGCAATAAGGAGTACCGAGAACGTAGCAAACAACGATCGCCACAAACTGCTTCTGGTGAATGGAATACGAAATCCCCTTCCAAAAGCCATGTGCGCCGAAATGAATCACCAATTAAAAAACGATCTATAACTCCACAACCAAGATTGTCTAAGAATGAGATCCAAGCTGTGGCTTCTGAGCGTAAGAATCGCAGTAAATCGCCCGTTTCTAAACGGGGTTTGCAGGACAAAGAGCGAGAATCGAATAATCGGAAACGCATGTCCATCTCACCGTCGAAGATTAAATCTACCCGCACCGTAGCGCAGCCTGAACAACCTACAACGAAAACAGATTCCTCGGATGATTCTGCTTCCGATCTTAGCTATTCACCCGCACGTCGCGATCCTGATCGGTATCATGACATTCTGCAACGTCAAACTTCCtttggaaatggaaggaaTCACGAAGCAACGAAGCCGTCAagggaggaaattaaaaaacattCAACTAGATCAGTTTCCAGAGAGGTCACTCGTCAATCAGATCGGTCATTGAGTCCCCCAAATCGTGCTAAGCCCGttgtgaaacaaacaaaacgcacaGCAGTGCTTAACGAAAGTGATCGTTCGTCGCGttctcgttcgcgttcgagaTCTCGCTCGACAAAACAGCGTACGGATTCATCGGCTTCCCCAGCAAAAAAGAGTGACTCATTGAAGCGCCGCCCCTCTCCTGAAGCTACGAAAGCTAGCGAAAAATTCAGTGCGGCTGTCCAAGAGCCTTCGTTACGCCGATCGTCCAGCAAATCGAAAGCAACGGAGGAATCTGCACCAAAAACTGGTCGCTCTTCCAAGCGAGCACCGTCACGGTCCCCCGATTCTAAGAGACGTCGCCCAGACCGTGATGTTTGTCAATCACGAGAAGCAACAGCTTACAAGACAGTGCGTAGTGATCGTAATGAGGCTGATAATAATAAAGCACACAGAGATGTTGGTGAATCAAGACGACATAAATCACGCAGCCCCGAGAGAAGAAGACATGACGCACCTAGCACCATGGTACCTTCCATACCTTTGACTGTGGACAGTGAATCAAAAAGGCCCAAACCGAAAATGTCTTCTACATCAACGGTATCGATGCAATCTTCAACTAGCGGAACGGCGATCATTCAGCAACCGGTCGTGAAGTTACACTCGCCGGAATCATCGCACTCTTCCACAAGATCGAACGGTGATGCAAGTGATGCCGATCGCACCAACGATGATCGAGACAATCTGGACGCTTTTCTACCTACCTACGACGAAAATCGCGAACAGGAGAAAGATCTTTCGCTTTTGAAGGCACTGAAGCATGATCTGGCTGCCAAAGCTAAGCAGAGtctggagaagaagaaaaatgtttctGAATGCGGTACAGGCGGTGGCAGTGTGAAGGTCTCACAAACTGCCGGTTCAAAGGTTGGCGATGTTTCAGCGACGGTACCCATCGTCGAGGTGCGGGTCGGGGAATCACGAGAAAGAGAATTGCTGCAAAGtaaacaacagcagcttcacCTTACGAATGCTTCGGTTGAAAATCCCACGATGGAAGTGTCTGTCCCAGCAGGCACCAGTCTTCAGCAGCCTCCTTTAAAACCGTCGGTCGCGACAGAACGCGATTTGAAGACCAGTAATAGTTcacaaattaaaaaagaaatacacGACATTATAAGCACTGTAGGTGCATGTGCTGTCGCTGATGGATCGGAAGGGGCAACTAGTAGCTTATCGAAGACATCCATTCTTCATGCTGTGGACAGTATTCTGAAGGAAAAAATATCCGGTAAAACCGCGATTTCGGTtaccggtagcagcaccaaaaGACGATCCAAACTCAGAAGCAGCCGTTCGAaatctcactctcgctctggTTCGCGGTCGCATAA ATCACGCAGCTACAGTAGATCAAGCAGTGACACCGGCAGTTCTCGTTCGCGCAGTCGATCGTCCTCATCTCACAGCGCCAGCTCGTCAGAGCATGCCAGCAGTCGTTCGAGAAGCCGCTCGAGCAGCCATTCGTCACATTCAACAGCTGGCCGGTCGCGCACTGGTTCGCGTTCCCCATCAATACCGCGCCGAGCCGGATCACCTTCATTTCTCGATCGGCGACGCATCACTAG AGCTTCACGGTCCCGATCACGTTCCCGAAACGCTTCTCGCTCACGAAGTGCTCGTCACGAAAAAAGTGATcataggaaaggaaaaggctcGCGTTCTcgctcatcatcttcatcctcatcgtcgcgTACCTCTCGCTCACGTGGCTCGCGGGCGCAGGACAGGCAACGCCAACAGCGCCGGAACGGTCGGTCACGATCAGGTGACAAAAGGTCTCCACCACGCAGTAGGACTTCATCATCTCGTAGAGAAACACAGCGCCGCCGTTGA
- the LOC125956466 gene encoding uncharacterized protein LOC125956466 isoform X4: MNKKLSPAAKFRRRLAAMQKKSNTTTGGRNRKQPKEQFFEHDIRFNVDNSPPQDDLVDPPDSSTNPEQELENVAEEQNGQDSHGGVSSVSDYERDPCSDRKIKSAIHRNDNPRNPENRLRNSKTFLRKNRRPNGLPMKHPRKTNGPSWNNRRLLLKLQQQLKLQGLCISSLVTMPASNSGTDPKRATTDTGEAAGGCHHCHCACAISNPVSTTGERLVAGHKHATTCQDGDGWPNVHVNTRRQHGAVPQPRTPLSCNLQRRPRGYHSELQELNSSARASRSSSCDSIGSGWTKERAALCQLREQYRAACSYSPTPSSWQNRNLHLPNRHHHHHQPYHHRYSHNHHGQEQLQQHKLCIKTTTAAAAARPTSAGSKSPALSPICMQAMHSVVSVRETHHIAQAQQEKNAKLRDAFGISQYFVEGTSFDQDRKAKEDLAKSEALQKELAEKEKAKELERANRKRYALVRTPSPEKERDKSADRNGAGKRGRDRDDGEDDDEDEGGHDTGGKLTSKASRGKDEKKKKKKKARDTSSSPERKKDKKKKSKKSKKER; the protein is encoded by the exons ATGAACAAAAAATTATCGCCAGCGGCAAAGTTTCGTCGCCGCCTGGCGgcaatgcaaaaaaaatcaaatactACGACCGGTGGCCGAAACCGCAAACAGCCGAAAGAGCAATTTTTCGAGCATGATATCCGCTTCAACGTAGACAATTCGCCACCGCAGGACGATTTAGTGGATCCTCCGGACTCGTCCACTAATCCAGAACAAGAATTGGAAAACGTTGCAGAAGAGCAAAATGGGCAGGATTCACATGGTGGGGTTTCCTCGGTCTCAGATTACGAACGTGACCCCTGTTCAGACAGAAAAATCAAATCAGCCATACACCGGAACGATAACCCTAGAAACCCAGAAAACCGCCTCAGGAATAGTAAGACATTTTTACGAAAAAATCGACGTCCGAATGGTCTACCCATGAAGCATCCACGCAAAACCAATGGACCAAGCTGGAACAATAGAAGATTGTTGTTaaaattgcaacaacaactaaaGCTGCAAGGACTGTGCATCTCGTCACTAGTGACGATGCCCGCTTCTAATTCAGGTACGGATCCCAAGCGAGCAACGACGGATACCGGTGAAGCAGCCGGTGGGTGTCATCATTGTCATTGCGCATGTGCTATATCGAACCCGGTGAGTACCACCGGTGAACGTCTAGTGGCTGGTCACAAACACGCGACGACGTGCCAGGATGGCGACGGTTGGCCAAATGTTCATGTCAAtacacgacgacaacacggTGCGGTTCCCCAACCAAGAACTCCTTTAAGTTGCAACcttcaacgacgaccacggggTTATCATTCTGAACTCCAAGAGCTGAATTCCTCAGCGAGGGCTTCACGATCGTCATCCTGTGATTCTATTGGTTCGGGTTGGACCAAAGAACGTGCAGCCCTGTGTCAGCTTAGGGAACAGTATCGGGCGGCTTGCAGTTATTCACCGACGCCATCCAGTTGGCAGAACCGCAACCTACACCTTCccaatcgtcatcatcatcatcatcagccttaTCATCACCGTTATTCTCACAATCACCACGGGCAGgagcaactgcaacagcatAAGTTGTGCATTAAAACTACTACCGCCGCAGCTGCAGCGAGACCCACTTCCGCTGGAAGCAAGAGTCCCGCGCTTAGTCCGATTTGCATGCAAGCAATGCATAGCGTAGTCAG TGTACGGGAAACGCATCACATTGCCCAAGCCCAGCAGGAGAAGAACGCGAAACTCCGCGATGCGTTCGGCATTTCGCAATACTTTGTGGAGGGAACGAGCTTCGACCAGGACCGAAAGGCGAAGGAAGATTTGGCCAAATCGGAAGCCCTGCAGAAGGAGCtagcagaaaaggaaaaagctaAGGAACTGGAGCGGGCAAACCGGAAGCGTTACGCCCTAGTGCGGACACCTTCGCCGGAAAAGGAGCGCGACAAGTCCGCGGATCGTAACGGCGCAGGAAAGCGTGGTAGGGATAGGGATgacggtgaagatgatgatgaagacgaaGGCGGTCACGATACTGGCGGAAAGCTAACGTCGAAAGCGTCGCGTGGAAaggacgagaagaaaaagaaaaagaagaaagcacgGGATAC GTCTTCCAGCCCCGAACGCAAGAaggataagaagaaaaaatcgaagaaaagcaaaaaagaaaggtaA